From Glycine soja cultivar W05 chromosome 4, ASM419377v2, whole genome shotgun sequence, the proteins below share one genomic window:
- the LOC114410313 gene encoding spermine synthase-like, producing the protein MEDGAGRGLECQKTMDGKVSNSNGPEKEIPSCCLKAKASIPESEAKFHSTVVSGWFSASQTCSGKSGKAVYFNNPMWPGEAHSIKVEKILYKEKSEYQEVLVFESSTYGKVLVLDGIVQLTEKDECAYQEMIAHLPLCSIQSPKTVLVVGGGDGGVLREVARHSSVEHIDICEIDKMVIDVSRKFFPQLAIGFEDSRVHLHVGDAVEFLKSACEGKYDAIIVDSSDPVGPAQELVEKPFFDTIARALRPGGVLCNMAESMWLHTHLIQDMISICRETFKGSVCYAWASVPTYPSGVIGFLLCATEGPPVDFVNPINPIEKLEGANEHKRELRFYNSEMHSAAFALPAFLKREVSVLRDLSLQ; encoded by the exons atgGAGGACGGCGCAGGAAGAGGTTTGGAATGCCAGAAGACTATGGATGGGAAGGTGAGTAACAGTAATGGGCCAGAGAAGGAAATTCCTTCTTGTTGTCTGAAGGCCAAGGCTTCAATCCCCGAGTCAGAGGCAAAATTCCATTCCACTGTTGTTTCTGGGTGGTTCTCAGCTTCTCAAACTTGCTCTG GGAAATCTGGGAAAGCTGTTTATTTCAACAACCCAATGTGGCCAG GAGAAGCCCATTCAATCAAAGTAGAAAAGATCTTATACAAGGAAAAGTCGGAGTACCAGGAGGTCTTGGTTTTTGAG TCATCAACTTATGGGAAAGTGCTTGTACTTGATGGAATAGTTCAATTGACTGAGAAGGATGAATGTGCTTACCAGGAGATGATAGCTCATCTTCCCCTCTGTTCAATTCAGTCCCCCAAAACT GTTTTAGTTGTTGGTGGTGGAGATGGTGGTGTTCTCAGGGAAGTAGCCCGCCACAGCTCTGTTgaacatattgatatttgtgAGATAGATAAGATGGTTATTGAT gtTTCTAGGAAATTTTTTCCACAGTTAGCTATTGGGTTTGAAGATTCTCGAGTACATCTGCATGTTGGTGATG CTGTTGAATTTCTTAAATCTGCTTGTGAAGGGAAGTATGATGCCATAATTGTTGATTCCTCAGATCCCGTGG GTCCTGCCCAGGAACTTGTTGAGAAACCTTTTTTTGATACAATAGCTAGGGCACTAAGGCCTGGCGGAGTTCTTTGTAATATGGCAGAAAGTATGTGGCTTCATACACACCTTATTCAAGATATGATCTCTATTTGCCGAGAAACATTCAAAGGTTCTGTATGTTATGCTTGGGCCAGTGTACCAACATATCCTAG TGGTGTGATAGGCTTTCTTCTCTGTGCAACAGAAGGGCCGCCTGTTGATTTTGTGAATCCTATCAATCCCATTGAAAAGTTGGAAGGTGCTAATGAGCACAAAAGAGAACTTCGATTCTACAATTCAGAG ATGCACTCAGCTGCTTTTGCGTTGCCTGCGTTCTTGAAGAGAGAAGTGAGTGTGCTCCGTGATCTCTCCCTTCAGTAG